The following proteins are encoded in a genomic region of Fervidobacterium pennivorans DSM 9078:
- the pfkA gene encoding 6-phosphofructokinase: MKRIAVMTSGGDSPGMNAAIRAVVRYGIKSGLEVYGIRRGYAGLLDEDIEPMTFASVGGIMEKGGTILRSSRCPEFVRKETRAEAAKILKKHGIEGLVVIGGEGSLHGAMFLEEEQKIPVVGIPGTIDNDIAMTDMSIGVDTCLNTVVDAIQKLKDTASSHERAFIVEVMGRSSGYIATVSGLVTGAEAIIIPEVPVNYEELANKLLEERERGKINCIVVVAEGAASAYTVARHLEYRIGYETRITILGHIQRGGSPTAFDRLLASRMGVAAVEALMRGESSVMTALQGGKITTVKLDEVLKEKKRLDMELVKLAGILS, encoded by the coding sequence TTGAAAAGAATCGCAGTGATGACAAGTGGAGGAGACTCTCCAGGAATGAATGCCGCTATCAGAGCTGTTGTAAGATATGGTATCAAGTCCGGTTTGGAGGTTTATGGGATTAGACGTGGATACGCTGGTCTTCTTGATGAGGATATCGAACCGATGACGTTTGCATCCGTTGGTGGCATTATGGAAAAGGGTGGAACGATTTTGAGATCGAGTAGGTGCCCCGAGTTTGTTAGGAAAGAGACTAGGGCAGAAGCGGCAAAAATTCTAAAAAAACATGGTATTGAAGGTTTGGTTGTCATTGGCGGTGAGGGTAGTTTACATGGTGCGATGTTCTTAGAGGAAGAACAGAAGATACCTGTTGTTGGAATACCTGGAACAATAGATAACGATATCGCTATGACTGATATGAGTATAGGTGTAGATACCTGTCTCAACACGGTTGTTGATGCGATACAAAAACTAAAAGACACTGCCAGTTCACATGAAAGGGCTTTTATAGTCGAAGTTATGGGTAGGTCTTCGGGGTATATTGCAACGGTAAGTGGATTAGTAACCGGAGCAGAAGCGATAATTATCCCGGAGGTTCCAGTGAATTACGAAGAATTGGCGAATAAATTACTGGAAGAAAGGGAAAGAGGAAAGATTAATTGTATCGTTGTTGTTGCCGAAGGTGCGGCGAGTGCATACACTGTTGCAAGGCATTTAGAATACAGGATAGGATACGAAACAAGAATCACTATACTTGGTCATATCCAGCGTGGAGGTTCCCCAACGGCATTCGATAGGCTCCTTGCTTCGAGGATGGGAGTGGCAGCTGTTGAGGCTTTGATGCGTGGAGAAAGTAGTGTCATGACTGCACTCCAGGGTGGAAAGATAACAACGGTCAAACTTGA